In a single window of the Micromonospora inositola genome:
- a CDS encoding FUSC family protein, whose translation MRGWWKAAVGRLRDAWIPVVEAALAATVAWLIAARLIGHPDPFFAPSAALMVLGESRGRRVRQTIELVLGVAAGVLIADLVVHALGPGTGTMLVVLLLTLGLTVAAGASSTLIIQTAVSALYLVVVAAPKGDFVPFRFVDALIGGAIALAASQLVVARDPLAPLVAEARQTFADLAELLDRIDEALDRCDETAAQAALERARQVDGCVERLQKAVQACGETLRLRVRRRRHLGQVEEVEATARQLDYAVRNIRVLARNASTLTRLHTATPPELGAAIRALAAAVRAAGAALATDLTGHDDARRHVGRADEAALEAVRIGAELLESDPPLPVVMIVGQIRATAIDLLRGVGEDDVAVLGRVDEALGLPAV comes from the coding sequence GTGCGAGGTTGGTGGAAGGCCGCCGTCGGGCGGCTGCGGGACGCCTGGATCCCGGTCGTCGAGGCCGCGCTCGCCGCGACCGTCGCGTGGCTGATCGCGGCGCGGCTCATCGGCCACCCCGACCCGTTCTTCGCGCCCAGCGCCGCGCTGATGGTCCTCGGCGAGTCCCGGGGACGGCGGGTCCGGCAGACCATCGAGCTGGTCCTCGGCGTGGCGGCCGGCGTGCTCATCGCCGACCTGGTGGTCCACGCGCTCGGCCCGGGCACCGGGACCATGCTGGTCGTGCTGCTGCTGACCCTCGGCCTCACGGTGGCGGCCGGGGCGAGCAGCACGCTGATCATCCAGACCGCGGTCTCCGCGCTCTACCTGGTCGTGGTGGCCGCGCCGAAGGGCGACTTCGTGCCGTTCCGCTTCGTCGACGCGCTGATCGGCGGGGCGATCGCACTCGCCGCGAGCCAGCTCGTGGTCGCCCGCGACCCGCTCGCTCCGCTCGTCGCCGAGGCCCGGCAGACCTTCGCCGACCTCGCCGAGCTGCTCGACCGGATCGACGAGGCGCTCGACCGGTGCGACGAGACGGCCGCCCAGGCGGCGCTGGAGCGCGCCCGCCAGGTGGACGGCTGCGTGGAACGGTTGCAGAAGGCCGTCCAGGCCTGCGGCGAGACGCTGCGGCTGCGGGTCCGTCGCCGCCGGCACCTGGGCCAGGTCGAGGAGGTCGAGGCCACCGCCCGGCAGCTCGACTACGCGGTACGCAACATCCGGGTGCTGGCCCGCAACGCCAGCACGCTGACCCGGCTGCACACGGCGACGCCGCCGGAGCTGGGCGCCGCGATCCGCGCCCTCGCCGCGGCGGTACGCGCCGCCGGCGCGGCGCTCGCCACCGACCTGACCGGCCACGACGACGCCCGCCGGCACGTCGGCCGGGCCGACGAGGCGGCCCTGGAGGCGGTCCGCATCGGCGCCGAACTGCTCGAGTCCGACCCGCCGCTGCCGGTGGTGATGATCGTCGGTCAGATCCGGGCCACCGCCATCGACCTGCTGCGCGGCGTGGGCGAGGACGACGTGGCGGTGCTCGGCCGGGTCGACGAGGCGCTCGGCCTGCCGGCGGTCTGA
- a CDS encoding amino acid ABC transporter ATP-binding protein, producing the protein MTATSTVTTTSVSLAVRDVHLAFGANKVLRGAHLDVARGGTACVIGPSGSGKSTLLRTINRLIEPDSGDVLLDGRSVLRHDPDALRQRVGMVFQQFNLFPHMTVLRNITLALRKIKKLSEDEAAQVARAQLDLVGLAAKADSRPAHLSGGQQQRVAIARALALQPQVMLFDEATSALDPELVKGVLGVMADLSAGGMTMVVVTHEMGFAREVADTVAFMDRGVVLEAGEPAAIFESPEHPRLRQFLSQVL; encoded by the coding sequence ATGACCGCCACCAGCACCGTCACCACCACCTCGGTCAGCCTCGCCGTCCGCGACGTGCACCTCGCCTTCGGCGCGAACAAGGTGCTGCGCGGCGCGCACCTGGACGTGGCCCGGGGCGGCACGGCCTGCGTGATCGGCCCGTCCGGCTCCGGCAAGTCCACCCTGCTGCGCACCATCAACCGGCTCATCGAGCCGGACTCGGGCGACGTGCTGCTGGACGGCCGCAGCGTGCTGCGCCACGACCCGGACGCGCTGCGGCAGCGGGTCGGCATGGTGTTCCAGCAGTTCAACCTCTTCCCGCACATGACGGTGCTGCGCAACATCACCCTCGCCCTGCGGAAGATCAAGAAGCTCTCCGAGGACGAGGCCGCGCAGGTGGCCCGGGCCCAGCTCGACCTGGTCGGGCTGGCCGCCAAGGCCGACTCCCGGCCGGCGCACCTCTCCGGCGGTCAGCAGCAGCGGGTGGCGATCGCCCGCGCCCTGGCCCTGCAACCGCAGGTGATGCTCTTCGACGAGGCGACCTCGGCGCTGGACCCGGAGCTGGTCAAGGGCGTGCTCGGGGTGATGGCGGACCTCTCCGCCGGCGGCATGACGATGGTGGTGGTGACCCACGAGATGGGCTTCGCCCGCGAGGTCGCCGACACGGTGGCCTTCATGGACCGTGGCGTGGTCCTCGAGGCCGGCGAGCCGGCCGCCATCTTCGAGTCGCCCGAGCACCCCCGGCTGCGCCAGTTCCTCTCCCAGGTGCTCTGA
- a CDS encoding amino acid ABC transporter permease, with protein MDPLSTLWETFFDWDSMRQALPDMLTVGLPNTLILAVSAALLGSVLGILLAIAGISRTRWLRWPARVYTDIFRGLPAAATILLIGVGLAPLGMEVWGPNPYPLGILALSLIAAAYIGEIFRAGIQSVEAAQLEGARALGFSWGEAMRLVIVPQGIRRVLPAWVNQLIALIKDSSLVYFLGLLASQRELFRIGQDYAANTGNQSALLLAGLFYLALTVPLTHAVNWIDRRLRQGRAVTVDPDNDGGLAVAGQVALPPQTAAPKREDQR; from the coding sequence ATGGATCCGTTGAGCACCCTGTGGGAGACCTTCTTCGACTGGGACTCCATGCGCCAGGCGCTACCCGACATGCTCACCGTCGGGTTGCCCAACACGCTGATCCTTGCGGTCTCCGCCGCCCTGCTCGGCTCGGTGCTGGGCATCCTGCTGGCGATCGCCGGCATCTCCCGTACCCGCTGGCTGCGCTGGCCGGCCCGGGTCTACACGGACATCTTCCGCGGCCTGCCCGCCGCCGCGACCATCCTGCTCATCGGCGTCGGCCTGGCGCCGCTGGGCATGGAGGTCTGGGGGCCGAACCCGTACCCGCTGGGGATCCTGGCGCTGTCGCTGATCGCCGCCGCGTACATCGGTGAGATCTTCCGGGCCGGCATCCAGAGCGTCGAGGCGGCGCAGCTGGAGGGGGCCCGCGCGCTCGGCTTCTCCTGGGGCGAGGCGATGCGGCTGGTGATCGTCCCGCAGGGCATCCGGCGGGTGCTGCCGGCCTGGGTGAACCAGCTGATCGCCCTGATCAAGGACTCCAGCCTGGTCTACTTCCTCGGCCTGCTGGCCAGCCAGCGGGAACTGTTCCGGATCGGGCAGGACTACGCGGCGAACACCGGCAACCAGTCCGCCCTGCTGCTGGCCGGCCTGTTCTACCTGGCGTTGACCGTGCCGCTGACCCACGCGGTCAACTGGATCGACCGGCGGCTGCGCCAGGGCCGGGCGGTCACCGTCGACCCCGACAACGACGGCGGGCTGGCCGTGGCTGGCCAGGTCGCCCTGCCCCCGCAGACCGCCGCGCCGAAGCGTGAGGACCAGCGATGA
- a CDS encoding ABC transporter substrate-binding protein, whose product MRFLPALTRVAALGAAAVLAATALTACGDDASTSEAANPYGLLQPGVLRAGTLTDAPPNVYLKDGKFTGFDNDLLTAVAAKAGLKVEFVGTDFSALLSQVNNRKFDVGSSSITITEARKKTVDFGNGYDFGYFGLDVPTGSPITSFDQLAGKRVVVVQGTVQDDYATGKNLNPVRVPDYNGAINQLKAGTADAWIAPAEIGEKSAADSNGKIKVAAKQLSPAPTAYAVAKANDKLREALNNGLDEVIADGTWTKLQAQYYPGRPIPADFKPGSGTVAVPGAAAPSASTAS is encoded by the coding sequence GTGCGATTCCTTCCTGCCCTGACCCGCGTCGCCGCGCTCGGCGCCGCCGCCGTCCTCGCCGCGACCGCGCTCACCGCCTGCGGCGACGACGCCTCCACCAGCGAGGCCGCCAACCCGTACGGCCTGCTCCAGCCCGGGGTGCTGCGGGCCGGCACGCTCACCGACGCCCCGCCGAACGTCTACCTGAAGGACGGTAAGTTCACCGGCTTCGACAACGACCTGCTGACCGCGGTGGCCGCCAAGGCGGGCCTGAAGGTGGAGTTCGTCGGCACCGACTTCTCGGCGCTGCTGTCGCAGGTCAACAACCGCAAGTTCGACGTGGGCAGTTCGTCCATCACGATCACCGAGGCGCGGAAGAAGACCGTCGACTTCGGCAACGGCTACGACTTCGGCTACTTCGGACTGGACGTGCCGACCGGCTCGCCGATCACCAGCTTCGACCAGCTCGCCGGCAAGCGGGTGGTGGTCGTGCAGGGCACCGTGCAGGACGACTACGCCACCGGCAAGAACCTCAACCCGGTGCGGGTGCCCGACTACAACGGCGCGATCAACCAGCTCAAGGCGGGCACCGCCGACGCCTGGATCGCCCCCGCCGAGATCGGCGAGAAGTCGGCCGCGGACAGCAACGGCAAGATCAAGGTGGCGGCCAAGCAGCTCAGCCCGGCCCCGACCGCGTACGCGGTGGCGAAGGCGAACGACAAGCTGCGCGAGGCGCTGAACAACGGCTTGGACGAGGTCATCGCCGACGGCACCTGGACGAAGCTGCAGGCCCAGTACTACCCGGGCCGGCCGATCCCGGCCGACTTCAAGCCGGGCAGCGGCACCGTCGCCGTCCCGGGCGCGGCGGCGCCGTCGGCGTCGACGGCTTCCTGA
- a CDS encoding NAD(P)/FAD-dependent oxidoreductase, giving the protein MGENNGTVVIGAGPAGLTAAYELLRHGEPVRVFEADDVVGGISRTVERDGWRFDIGGHRFFTKVSRVEAFWHEILPDEDFLLRPRMSRIYYRGALYDYPLSAGNALRNLGVVEALRCVGSYGRARLRPPKDQSHFEGWVSARFGWRLYSIFFKTYTEKVWGMPADRLQADWAAQRIKNLSLSKAMVNALLPRRNRKDVASLIEEFQYPKHGPGMMWERCTEQVEKRGGSVRTGSWVTAVHRDPAARRATGVTVADADGERTEPADHVISSMPISALVHALRPAAPPEVRAAADDLRYRDFLTVALVVPEEFSFPDNWIYVHDPAAKVGRIQNFGSWSPYLVKDGRTCLGLEYFVFEDDEMWRTPDADLVALATGELERLGLVRPGCVEAGHVVRMPKAYPVYDERYQRNVDVIRDWLAREVPNVHPVGRNGMHRYNNQDHSMLTAMLTAENIAHDAGHDVWTVNVEQDYHEEKASSADRRRGDGRHGTGRDAPIVPARPALRRRVTEVHEAASAPVRRP; this is encoded by the coding sequence ATGGGCGAGAACAACGGCACCGTGGTCATCGGGGCGGGACCGGCGGGACTGACCGCGGCGTACGAGCTGCTCCGGCACGGCGAGCCGGTCCGGGTCTTCGAGGCCGACGACGTGGTCGGCGGGATCAGCCGCACCGTGGAGCGGGACGGCTGGCGCTTCGACATCGGCGGGCACCGGTTCTTCACCAAGGTCTCCCGGGTGGAGGCGTTCTGGCACGAGATCCTGCCCGACGAGGACTTCCTGCTCCGGCCGAGGATGAGCCGGATCTACTACCGGGGCGCGCTCTACGACTACCCGCTCAGCGCCGGCAACGCGCTGCGCAACCTGGGCGTCGTCGAGGCGTTGCGCTGCGTCGGCTCGTACGGGCGGGCGCGGCTGCGGCCGCCGAAGGACCAGTCGCACTTCGAGGGCTGGGTGTCGGCCCGGTTCGGCTGGCGGCTCTACTCGATCTTCTTCAAGACGTACACGGAGAAGGTCTGGGGGATGCCGGCCGACCGGTTGCAGGCCGACTGGGCCGCGCAGCGGATCAAGAATCTGTCGCTGTCCAAGGCGATGGTCAACGCCCTCCTGCCGCGCCGCAACCGCAAGGACGTGGCGAGCCTGATCGAGGAGTTCCAGTACCCCAAGCACGGCCCCGGGATGATGTGGGAGCGCTGCACCGAGCAGGTGGAGAAGAGGGGCGGCTCGGTGCGTACCGGCAGTTGGGTGACGGCCGTGCACCGCGACCCGGCGGCCCGCCGGGCCACCGGCGTGACCGTGGCCGACGCGGACGGGGAACGGACCGAGCCGGCCGACCACGTGATCTCGTCCATGCCGATCTCCGCGCTGGTCCACGCGCTGCGGCCGGCCGCCCCGCCCGAGGTGCGCGCCGCCGCCGACGACCTGCGCTACCGGGACTTTCTGACCGTCGCGCTGGTCGTGCCCGAGGAGTTCTCGTTCCCGGACAACTGGATCTACGTGCACGACCCGGCGGCGAAGGTGGGGCGGATCCAGAACTTCGGCTCCTGGTCGCCGTACCTGGTGAAGGACGGACGCACCTGCCTCGGGCTGGAGTACTTCGTGTTCGAGGACGACGAGATGTGGCGTACGCCGGACGCGGACCTGGTCGCGCTCGCCACCGGGGAACTGGAGCGGCTCGGCCTGGTCCGGCCGGGTTGTGTGGAGGCCGGTCACGTCGTGCGGATGCCGAAGGCGTACCCGGTGTACGACGAGCGGTACCAGCGCAATGTGGACGTGATCCGGGACTGGCTGGCCCGCGAGGTGCCGAACGTGCACCCGGTCGGGCGCAACGGCATGCACCGGTACAACAACCAGGACCACTCGATGCTGACGGCGATGCTGACCGCCGAGAACATCGCCCACGACGCCGGTCACGACGTCTGGACCGTCAACGTGGAGCAGGACTATCACGAGGAGAAAGCCTCCTCCGCCGACCGCCGGCGCGGTGACGGCCGGCACGGCACCGGCCGCGACGCGCCGATCGTGCCCGCCCGGCCCGCGCTGCGTCGCCGCGTGACCGAGGTCCACGAGGCCGCCTCGGCCCCGGTACGCCGGCCCTGA
- a CDS encoding PadR family transcriptional regulator, translating into MSLEHAILVSLLEQPASGYELARRFDRSIGRFWTATHQQIYRVLKRMEADTWIAGEEIGQEGLPDKKVWSATPAGRAALVTWLRAPVQPEAVRHELAVKIRGVAFDDAPGRAALVAEVERYRADHEATLAGYLAGERRDFPDPDELDARESLQHVVLRGGIAYERMVLAWLDDVLATLRDLDPPTRKATP; encoded by the coding sequence ATGTCGCTGGAGCACGCCATCCTGGTCTCGCTGCTGGAGCAGCCGGCCTCCGGGTACGAGCTGGCCCGGCGCTTCGACCGCTCGATCGGCCGCTTCTGGACCGCCACCCACCAGCAGATCTACCGGGTGCTCAAGCGGATGGAGGCGGACACCTGGATCGCGGGCGAGGAGATCGGCCAGGAAGGGCTGCCCGACAAGAAGGTCTGGTCGGCCACGCCGGCCGGCCGGGCCGCGCTGGTGACCTGGCTGCGCGCCCCGGTTCAGCCGGAGGCGGTCCGGCACGAGCTGGCCGTCAAGATCCGCGGCGTGGCGTTCGACGACGCCCCCGGCCGCGCCGCCCTGGTCGCCGAGGTCGAGCGGTACCGCGCCGACCACGAGGCCACCCTCGCCGGCTACCTGGCCGGCGAGCGCCGCGACTTCCCGGACCCCGACGAACTGGACGCCCGCGAGTCGCTCCAGCACGTCGTGCTGCGCGGCGGCATCGCGTACGAGCGGATGGTGCTGGCCTGGCTCGACGACGTCCTCGCCACCCTCCGCGACCTCGACCCCCCGACCAGGAAGGCGACCCCGTGA
- a CDS encoding acyl-CoA dehydrogenase family protein translates to MTDPLLLNPHTYDPTHLDEPSRRLLRATVDWFESRGKQALVDSYNRRDWYGDFLDFAAKEGLFATFLTPAADGGGDPDKRWDTARNAALSEILGFYGLGYWYTWQVTVLGLGPVWQSGNAAARARAAELLDAGHVMAFGLSERPHGADIYSTDMVLTPDGAGGFRATGGKYYIGNGNVAGLVSVFGRRADVEGPDGYVFFVADSRHPAYRLVRNVVNAQMYVSEFRLEDYPVRAEDLLHTGKAAFDAALNTVNVGKFNLCTASIGICEHAMYEAVTHAHNRVLYGRRVTDFPHVRRELTDAYARLVAMKLFSDRAVDYFRSAGPDDRRYLLFNPMTKMKVTTEGEKVIDLLWDVIAAKGFEADTYFDKAAKDIRGLPKLEGTVHVNLALILKFMANYLFQPTDHPPVPTRRDACDDEFLFRQGPARGLGGIRFHDWRAAYDAHAGVPNVARFREQADGLCALLAAHAPDEAQQRDLDFLLALGQLFALVVYGHLILEQAELTGLDGDVLDEIFDLLVRDFSTHATELHGKAATTEEQAGWALAHIRRPVRDAERTARVWERVAALSGTYEMRP, encoded by the coding sequence GTGACCGACCCGCTGCTGCTCAACCCGCACACCTACGACCCCACCCACCTCGACGAGCCCTCCCGCCGGCTGCTGCGGGCCACCGTCGACTGGTTCGAGTCTCGCGGCAAGCAGGCGCTCGTCGACAGCTACAACCGGCGCGACTGGTACGGCGACTTCCTCGACTTCGCCGCCAAGGAGGGCCTCTTCGCCACCTTCCTCACCCCGGCCGCCGACGGCGGCGGCGACCCGGACAAGCGCTGGGACACCGCGCGCAACGCGGCGCTGAGCGAGATCCTCGGCTTCTACGGCCTCGGCTACTGGTACACCTGGCAGGTCACCGTCCTCGGCCTCGGCCCGGTCTGGCAGAGCGGCAACGCCGCCGCTCGGGCCCGCGCGGCCGAACTGCTCGACGCCGGGCACGTGATGGCCTTCGGGCTCTCCGAGCGCCCGCACGGCGCCGACATCTACTCGACCGACATGGTGCTCACCCCGGACGGCGCGGGCGGCTTCCGGGCCACCGGCGGCAAGTACTACATCGGCAACGGCAACGTCGCCGGGCTGGTCTCCGTCTTCGGCCGCCGGGCCGACGTCGAGGGCCCCGACGGGTACGTCTTCTTCGTCGCCGACAGCCGGCACCCGGCGTACCGGCTGGTCCGCAACGTGGTCAACGCGCAGATGTACGTCAGCGAGTTCCGGCTGGAGGACTACCCGGTACGCGCCGAGGACCTCCTGCACACCGGCAAGGCCGCTTTCGACGCCGCGCTGAACACTGTCAACGTCGGCAAGTTCAACCTCTGCACCGCCTCCATCGGCATCTGCGAGCACGCCATGTACGAGGCGGTCACCCACGCCCACAACCGGGTCCTCTACGGCAGGCGGGTCACCGACTTCCCGCACGTCCGCCGCGAGCTGACCGACGCGTACGCCCGCCTGGTCGCGATGAAGCTGTTCAGCGACCGGGCGGTCGACTACTTCCGTTCGGCCGGCCCCGACGACCGGCGGTACCTGCTGTTCAACCCGATGACCAAGATGAAGGTCACCACCGAGGGCGAGAAGGTCATCGACCTGCTCTGGGACGTGATCGCCGCGAAGGGCTTCGAGGCCGACACCTACTTCGACAAGGCCGCCAAGGACATCCGCGGCCTGCCGAAGCTGGAGGGGACCGTGCACGTCAACCTGGCGCTGATCCTCAAGTTCATGGCGAACTACCTGTTCCAGCCGACCGACCACCCGCCGGTGCCGACCCGCCGCGACGCGTGTGACGACGAGTTCCTGTTCCGGCAGGGCCCGGCCCGCGGCCTGGGCGGGATCCGCTTCCACGACTGGCGCGCCGCGTACGACGCGCACGCCGGAGTGCCGAACGTGGCCCGGTTCCGGGAGCAGGCCGACGGGCTCTGCGCGCTGCTCGCCGCGCACGCCCCGGACGAGGCCCAGCAGCGGGACCTGGACTTCCTGCTCGCCCTCGGCCAGCTCTTCGCGCTGGTCGTCTACGGCCACCTCATCCTGGAGCAGGCGGAGCTGACCGGGCTGGACGGCGACGTGCTGGACGAGATCTTCGACCTCCTGGTCCGCGACTTCTCCACGCACGCCACCGAGCTGCACGGCAAGGCGGCCACCACCGAGGAGCAGGCCGGCTGGGCACTGGCCCACATCCGCCGCCCGGTGCGGGACGCCGAGCGCACCGCCCGGGTCTGGGAGCGGGTGGCCGCCCTCTCCGGCACGTACGAGATGCGCCCCTGA
- a CDS encoding GNAT family N-acetyltransferase produces MGDPGVPLGGRVGRGRSGSRRRRPGTAPACATKPGAESRGLATLAARRIIDWAIRERGIHRVEWHTNVANAPSIAVARRLGMRHDGTLRQVLPGPDGRIDLEVWSVLAPEWTA; encoded by the coding sequence TTGGGCGATCCCGGCGTCCCGCTCGGTGGTCGCGTCGGTCGCGGTCGGTCCGGTTCCCGGCGCCGCCGGCCGGGCACCGCACCCGCGTGCGCTACGAAGCCGGGCGCGGAGAGCCGGGGGCTGGCCACGCTCGCCGCCCGCCGGATCATCGACTGGGCGATCCGGGAGCGCGGCATCCACCGGGTGGAGTGGCACACCAACGTGGCCAACGCCCCCAGCATCGCCGTCGCCCGCCGCCTCGGCATGCGCCACGACGGTACGCTCCGCCAGGTCCTTCCCGGTCCCGACGGGCGGATCGACCTGGAGGTCTGGTCGGTGCTGGCCCCGGAGTGGACCGCCTGA
- the pgi gene encoding glucose-6-phosphate isomerase, with the protein MAADVTTTDEWQALRKHAEAVRGTHLRELFAADGQRGERLTGDVADLHVDYSKNLVTDETLALLTALAERVRLTDRIAAMFSGAHINSTEDRAVLHTALRLPPEAKLVVDGQDVVADVHKVLDRMSTFAERVRTGTWRGHTGERISTVVNIGIGGSDLGPVMAYEALKAYRDAGISCRFVSNIDPTDIHDKTIDLDPATTLFIVVSKTFSTQETLANANQARRWLLAGLDADDSAIARHFVAVSTNEQRVRDFGIDPENMFGFWDWVGGRYSLPSAVGLSVMLAVGPERFREMLAGYHAVDEHFRTSPVERNLPALLGLLNVWYTDFLGAQTHAVLPYAQYLHRFPAYLQQLTMESNGKSVTVEGEPVTYRTGEIFWGEPGTNGQHAFYQLLHQGTQLIPADFIAFSQPNHDLGDMHDLFMSNFFAQTAALAFGRTKEQVESEGTPAEVVPHRVMPGNHPTTSIIAPKLTPATLGQLIALYEHIVFTEGTVWNINPFDQWGVELGKVMANQLAPKLTGTEPDLGDVDSSTAALIRRYRAQRGRD; encoded by the coding sequence ATGGCTGCGGACGTCACCACCACCGACGAATGGCAGGCCCTGCGCAAGCACGCCGAGGCGGTGCGCGGCACCCACCTGCGGGAGTTGTTCGCCGCCGACGGACAGCGGGGTGAGCGGCTCACCGGCGACGTCGCCGACCTGCACGTCGACTACAGCAAGAACCTGGTCACCGACGAGACGCTGGCCCTGCTCACCGCCCTCGCGGAGCGGGTCCGGCTGACCGACCGGATCGCCGCAATGTTCTCCGGCGCGCACATCAACTCCACCGAGGACCGGGCGGTCCTGCACACCGCGCTGCGCCTGCCGCCCGAGGCGAAGCTGGTGGTGGACGGCCAGGACGTGGTCGCCGACGTGCACAAGGTGCTGGACCGGATGTCCACCTTCGCCGAGCGGGTCCGCACCGGAACCTGGCGCGGGCACACCGGCGAGCGGATCAGCACCGTGGTGAACATCGGCATCGGCGGGTCGGACCTCGGCCCGGTGATGGCGTACGAGGCGCTGAAGGCGTACCGGGACGCGGGCATCAGCTGCCGCTTCGTCTCCAACATCGACCCCACCGACATCCACGACAAGACCATCGACCTGGACCCGGCCACCACCCTGTTCATCGTGGTCTCCAAGACGTTCTCCACTCAGGAGACCCTGGCCAACGCCAACCAGGCGCGCCGCTGGCTGCTCGCCGGGTTGGACGCCGACGACTCGGCGATCGCCCGACACTTCGTCGCGGTCAGCACCAACGAGCAGCGGGTCCGCGACTTCGGCATCGACCCGGAGAACATGTTCGGCTTCTGGGACTGGGTGGGTGGCCGCTACTCGCTGCCGTCGGCCGTCGGCCTGTCGGTCATGCTGGCCGTCGGGCCGGAGCGGTTCCGGGAGATGCTGGCCGGCTACCACGCCGTCGACGAGCACTTCCGCACCTCGCCGGTGGAGCGGAACCTGCCGGCGTTGCTGGGCCTGCTCAACGTCTGGTACACCGACTTCCTCGGCGCGCAGACCCATGCGGTGCTGCCGTACGCGCAGTACCTGCACCGGTTCCCGGCGTACCTGCAGCAGCTCACCATGGAGAGCAACGGCAAGTCGGTGACGGTCGAGGGCGAGCCGGTGACGTACCGGACCGGGGAGATCTTCTGGGGCGAGCCGGGCACCAACGGCCAGCACGCCTTCTACCAGCTCCTGCACCAGGGCACGCAGCTCATCCCGGCCGACTTCATCGCCTTCAGCCAGCCCAACCACGACCTGGGCGACATGCACGACCTGTTCATGTCGAACTTCTTCGCGCAGACCGCCGCGCTGGCGTTCGGCCGGACGAAGGAGCAGGTTGAATCGGAGGGCACCCCGGCCGAGGTGGTGCCGCACCGGGTCATGCCGGGCAACCACCCGACCACGTCGATCATCGCGCCGAAGCTCACCCCGGCCACCCTCGGCCAGCTCATCGCCCTCTACGAGCACATCGTCTTCACCGAGGGCACAGTCTGGAACATCAACCCGTTCGACCAGTGGGGCGTCGAGCTGGGCAAGGTGATGGCCAACCAGCTCGCGCCGAAGCTCACCGGGACCGAGCCGGACCTGGGCGACGTGGACTCCTCCACCGCCGCGTTGATCCGCCGCTACCGGGCGCAGCGCGGCCGGGACTGA
- a CDS encoding aldo/keto reductase, whose amino-acid sequence MRYRVLGGTGIEVSVHCLGTMMFGAVGNPDHEDCVRIVHAALDQGINFVDTADMYSAGESETIVGRALRGRRDDVVLATKVHFPMGEGPNRGGNSRRWIVRAVEESLRRLDTDWIDLYQVHRPDHTTDIEETLGALGDLVRAGKIRAFGCSTFPAEEIVESQHVAERRALGRFRTEQPPYSILARGVETAVLPVCQRYGMGVLVWSPLASGFLSGRYRPGRAVDLTAGRPALTPARFDPAIAGNAAKYAAVEELLALADEIGCTLPELAVAFTVAHPAVTSAIIGPRTMEQLEGLLKGATLTLDDAVLDRIDEIVPPGMNRYQPDGVWSPPVLTDPARRRRPPADRAAA is encoded by the coding sequence ATGCGTTACCGCGTGCTCGGCGGCACCGGCATCGAGGTGAGCGTCCACTGTCTCGGCACGATGATGTTCGGCGCGGTCGGCAACCCTGACCACGAGGACTGCGTCCGGATCGTGCACGCCGCCCTCGACCAGGGGATCAACTTCGTGGACACGGCCGACATGTACTCCGCCGGCGAGTCGGAGACGATCGTCGGCAGGGCGCTGCGGGGCCGGCGGGACGACGTGGTGCTCGCAACGAAGGTGCACTTCCCGATGGGGGAGGGGCCCAACCGGGGCGGCAACTCGCGGCGCTGGATCGTCCGCGCGGTCGAGGAGAGCCTGCGCCGCCTGGACACTGACTGGATCGACCTCTACCAGGTGCACCGGCCGGACCACACCACGGACATCGAGGAGACCCTGGGCGCGCTCGGCGACCTCGTCCGGGCCGGCAAGATCCGGGCCTTCGGCTGCTCGACCTTCCCCGCGGAGGAGATCGTGGAGTCGCAGCACGTCGCCGAGCGGCGGGCGCTCGGGCGGTTCCGCACCGAGCAGCCGCCGTACTCGATCCTCGCCCGGGGGGTGGAGACCGCGGTGCTGCCGGTCTGCCAGCGGTACGGCATGGGGGTGCTGGTCTGGAGTCCGCTCGCCTCGGGGTTCCTCTCCGGCCGGTACCGCCCCGGCCGGGCGGTCGACCTCACCGCTGGCCGGCCGGCCCTCACCCCGGCCCGGTTCGACCCGGCGATCGCCGGCAACGCCGCCAAGTACGCCGCGGTCGAGGAGCTGCTCGCGCTCGCCGACGAGATCGGCTGCACCCTGCCCGAGCTGGCCGTGGCGTTCACCGTGGCGCACCCGGCGGTCACCTCGGCGATCATCGGTCCGCGCACCATGGAGCAGCTGGAGGGACTGCTCAAGGGCGCGACGCTCACCCTCGACGACGCCGTCCTCGACCGGATCGACGAGATCGTCCCGCCCGGGATGAACCGCTACCAGCCGGACGGGGTGTGGTCGCCGCCGGTGCTCACCGACCCGGCGCGCCGGCGGCGTCCGCCGGCGGACCGCGCCGCGGCCTGA